In Candidatus Cloacimonadota bacterium, one DNA window encodes the following:
- a CDS encoding rubrerythrin family protein, with translation MPELKGTKTEKNLWDAFAGESQARNKYTYFAKVAKKEGYEQISAFFMETAENEKEHAKLHFKALNGIGNTIENLKAAAGGENYEWTEMYPTMAEEAREEGFNDIAAMFEGIAKVEKKHEERYKKLLANIEAGKVFKLNGKVYWKCRNCGYIHEAEEAPKICPVCKHPQSYFELWKENY, from the coding sequence ATGCCGGAATTAAAAGGCACAAAAACAGAGAAAAACTTATGGGATGCTTTTGCAGGTGAATCACAAGCAAGAAATAAATACACTTATTTTGCAAAAGTAGCAAAAAAAGAAGGTTATGAACAGATTTCAGCTTTCTTTATGGAAACTGCTGAAAATGAAAAAGAACATGCTAAATTGCATTTTAAAGCTTTGAATGGGATCGGTAATACGATCGAAAACCTGAAAGCTGCTGCTGGTGGTGAAAACTACGAATGGACCGAAATGTATCCGACCATGGCAGAAGAAGCTCGAGAAGAGGGATTCAATGATATTGCTGCCATGTTCGAAGGAATAGCTAAAGTAGAGAAAAAGCATGAAGAAAGATATAAAAAACTACTAGCAAATATTGAAGCAGGAAAAGTCTTCAAATTAAATGGAAAGGTTTATTGGAAATGTCGAAATTGCGGATACATTCACGAAGCAGAAGAAGCTCCAAAAATCTGCCCTGTATGCAAACATCCGCAATCTTATTTTGAACTTTGGAAGGAAAATTATTAA
- a CDS encoding MarR family transcriptional regulator: MQEAGKSLKGGEIVELSGLDKKEVDKVMKVLKKEELIVSPKKCYWEPK, translated from the coding sequence ATGCAAGAAGCAGGAAAATCTTTAAAAGGTGGAGAGATCGTTGAATTAAGCGGTTTGGATAAGAAAGAAGTCGATAAAGTGATGAAAGTTCTTAAAAAAGAAGAACTGATCGTATCTCCCAAAAAATGTTATTGGGAACCAAAATAG